The genomic interval TACGGGAACGTCATTTTGGGCTAATTTTCTACCAAAGGGGCCCAACGTTGTGGGAGTTGAAAACAGCTTCTTCTAAGAGCGACGATGGGAAAAGCACTCCTGTCAGCTCTGCTTGAGTTCAGCCTTGAGGTTGAGTTGATTCGAGTCTGGAATCCAACCTCATTTTACTCACGATGAAACCACATTACACTCATTTCCCAAACCATGAAGCCTTTTCCTTGGAAAATCTGTTTTCATCCACAGCTTGACTCTTGTGCCAGTAGTCTTGTAATCACATCAGCGTGGCTTCGTTGGACCGTGTGCAAAGATTAGAAGACGTAGTTAAAGATTTGTGAAGGAGGGGAAAAGATGGACCAAGCGAGCTTAATCAATGTTGCCTCCCAGAGATTTATCCAAAACATCGCTCACACGCTGCCGTGCCCTTTCCATAACAGTCTTTAGAAAAGCCCTAACTGGGAAGTTGTCCAAATATTTCCCCATGAGTCAAATCAGGGCTGAACTCTCACTCTGAATCATAATTGTGGAGCTCAATTGGGCTCCATTAATTGTTTTACCTCTTTGAAAGAGAAAGAGCACCTTTTCGCTATAGCAAGCCACTCCAATTCATCAATTGCTTCATCAAAACCACATTGTTCGTcataggcaaggcaaggcaagtttatttgtgtagcacatttcaacaacaaggcaattcaaagtggtTCACgtgaaaccattaaaagcatcaaaacataatgcaaaaaaaaagatttaaaaacaattcattaaaacatttcaaacagtccaaaagcaagaaatagaataaaagtcgcagtgcagttaaagaaataaaatgccgTAAGATGCATAGAAGGAACAAATCAATGAGGAAGGGCAAAGCCAAACTGGATGAGAAGAATGTATGACTTTCTCTGAAGATTTTAACACATGTACTCCCTCAGGCAAATCCAAAGACAAAACCCATTTGGTCTTGCCAAAAGGAAACTTTAGCTTTAATTGTAAATATGGAAAAGATGATGCTTACTTACTTTTTAATAGATTGTCAAGTATTTGGCATTTCTCTTCCTTCGAAGGCACAGTAGCTGTCTGAGTCATTTGTGTTTTAGCTTCAAAGATTTAGTCCGAATTGAACTGAAAGAAACAGTTGGTGTCACAATCATAAAGTAAATATTCAGCATGTTTTTATGACGAGGTCTGACAGTACAGCTCACTTCTGAATTTCCTAACAGGCGGGGCCCAAAAGCTCCGAGGACTCGCCCCCCTCCTTTAATCCTCAACCTGACTTTCATACTCTACAACTGATTAAAACACCCAGGAAAAGTTGGCTCCTTCTGCCAGCTGACTGCCGCTTGGTACTGAAGAAATCGGTTTTATCTCCTCCTGCCTTGGCTGGGGTCCCTGCTGCGCTGAAGGATGCAGTTGAAATACAAAGCGTCTGAAAGAGATGGCAAGCAAGACTCTAACGATTCAAGCAAAAAGCATGGCTGCCTGCAAACTCTCCAGGACCAGCTTTTTGATATCCTTTTATTCAGATGTCCTTGGCCTGCACAAAGGCAGTAATGTAACCAACAGATGAACAGATACAGTTGGCATGTATGCTTAAAAAAGCACTTGATTCTATTACATTACACCCAATGATTCATACAGTTGGTGGATGTGGTAAGATGTAATAACATTTACAAGAGCCAGACCTCCTAGAGGATTGGCTTCAGTTTCAAATTAATTGTAAAAACCTGGAGCCATCTTCAGGAATGGACATTTATTCACCAACGACACACACTATGTAGATATGacagataatgtgtgtgtgtgtgtgtgtgtgtgtgtgtgtgtgtgtgtgtgtgtgtgtgtgtgtgtgtgtgtgtgtgtgtgtgtgtgtgtgtgtgtgtgtgtgtgtgtgtgtgtgtgtgtgtgtgtagatgcaaATATCTGAACTGTTGCCATGGTGGCTTATAAATAAACCAATTTAGTGAAATCCTTGCCTTTAGGAACTGATCTGGTGAtctggataaataaatataatatagtgttgtttccttgtgttttaatttgatttgattacGTGCTCTCAAAGATTGCATTCACAAACATTATTATGAATACTGTATTTTCTGAAACTCAAGTTATTGTTAACTTATTCTAACAGAGTTTTACACGGCGTACGTGACGGGCTAGTTTCCTTTAGCTTTAGCTTTCAAAGAAGTGAACCTTCTATTCCTATTCAATAAATAAGGAATATGGCTAAAGACCAGCTACACAGTGAAAGTTAACATTTTGCCACGTAGTTTACTTTCACATTATTTCTTCAGATTTTTTTTGCCCTCGCTCTGATCATTCACCTTTGCCTCATTTAAAGCACGTCTCCACTGCACACATTGTAAAGTAATCACAGAGTGACGGCAAGTTCTGTCGAGTTTCTCCGGGTTTTGCAGATGGTTCCCCCTCACATGCTCCTCATTCATACTTTTAAATAATGGTTATACCAAAGCTGATTAGTTTAATTATTCTCAGGATTAATTCTCAGGTTTAATTATTCTCAGGATTAATTCGGTCATCATCAATCATCAGTAGGCATAAATAAatacgttttttgtttttttgccacgATTTTCttgaggtaaaaaaataaaaaggcaacttGATTGAAATGTATTGGTATATGTAATTAGCACACCTTTAGTAAGAACCATTAAAGCAGCAATAATCAAATACTTGTATATTAATGATGGATCACATGACCACTTGTATGTGAAAGAGGAAGCTTGTCGTGACAAAGCAGATCATTATCACTGGACTCCCAGCAGTTCACCTCAGCTCTAATGAGCATTTTAGCCTTTTTCAGcgcattgttttgttttttaacagccAGGCAATATTAATCCTTTGGCTCACCGCTCTCATCTGCATCAAcacactacctgctcagcaccaaacaaaTGCCACATTTCTACAGCATGGCACGGCTCTACTCAACTGGACTCTTAGAACGACTCCTTTGTGGCTTTCCATCAGAAAAACTTGTGCTGCTACGTCTTTTGGTAACAAGGCAGCTGAGTCCATACTAGTTGAAGTTAAAACCCAGCAGACAACTGATTGGTCAGAGAGAATCAGAGTCAGAGTCAGAAACAGTtcattgcaaaaaaaaggaatttgacttggtgattggtgtgaaaataaacacaatgacattaaaataaacatttgaaagaaattGTACAAAAGAATATGATAaccgaacaaacaaacaaattgagaGTACGTTAAAACAATTTTGTGAAAGTGCCtatagtatatatttaaatgaagagTAATTATAGTTGTTTGGCTTTGTTGATGAGCCCAACTGCTGTTTTTGTGGCGTGAGGttttggtcctgatggacccaGAGGGAAGAGACTCAAACAGTTAGGAAAACGAAATATAGAAAAGAACTTGGTTCAAAAAGTGAGTCGAGTTGAGTTGAGTCAAAGCATGTAGTGGAATTAAAGCCGAAGTTATCGACTAAATATTGATATCAATATCAATTCATTCAGCCTGAAATGTAGCTGCGTCAAGGACTAAGAGCTAATTGAATgagtaatacataaataaaaatgttagatgtgatgatgatgtgttaaattattaaaaatgaatcaGAAATTGTCAGTGTCTTATGCAACCTTATAAAGCACACACCACAATGTTCTACTATATGGaaacctctttctttctctcttcctgtatCCATCCCCCGCTCCTCCCATCTGAACCATGAACCTCAGCGGAAACGATGCCGATCCCTGTGGACCACCGCGGCTGAAGATAGcatgcatgcacagacacacacacacacacacacacagacacacataccaGTAAATTCTCagctccattttatttattcaagccTCCTACTCGTTTCTTTACAACAGATAAGTACAGCAACAGAGGCTGTAGAGTAATGTTGTCTGCATACCACcgcacacatctacacacacagacatgaaagCATGTTAACATCTGACCTTGTCCCAGAGCTTTCTCCAACATGAACCCAAATGACCTCCATCAGATGACTTGCAAAATTATTCATCACGTTGTCAAACAGTTTTGCCTCAAGCCACAATACGGGATGGGTTCCTTATGCTGTGTTTCCCAGAGTATTGATCAAAACTGTCAAATTATTCGGCTGCATGCCAGTTCTTGTTGGAATGAAAAATATCCCTGAACAAAAGCAGGGCACATATTGCACAGAACAAACACATCTACAGTGAAGgatgccatttgtttttatttaatggtttttgtgtgcatgtttcagCAGTTGCAAAAGGTATgtgaaagagggggggggactAATACTAAAGCTACACTAACAGCAGCACCTCAGAAACAGGTTGAAGTGACACAATCCCATCTAATTGTAGGATGCTTGTCAAACCTCAAACTGCAAACTGATGTCAGGAGGAAAATTGCCTTTAGCCTTTCTCCGTCtgctctccacctgtctcttcgCAGCACACTCACTGTCTGCAGATATATACAGAAGCCTCTTATTCAAGTGTATTGTAGATCAAAGTAGTGAACACACCCTTGAAAGATGCCAACTAATGACACTGGCATGACATCCTATCCCAGTCCTCTGCTGTCGGCCTGCACAGATCATCCTGGCTACCGATAGCTGCTGTCTGCCCTTTTTTATGTCTGTCCTGTTGTTGTCTCTCATGCACACCTGCTACATGTCGAAATGTAGGTCAATAAAGTGTAATAGAAGAGTGTGTTTTCCAGAATCCTACACTGATTACACCTTAGTGCGCTGAATTCACAGGTCTGCAATGACGTGTGGCTGCATGGCTCTATCTTTCTAATCTAACTCTTTATGTGCTTACATGCCCTCCAGAAAATGATGCCACGTCACCGTGTAATACATTTGAGTATGAACCATAGAAAAGAAGTTCATAAAATAGATGAACAAATTctaactgtgggtcagtggttagcatgcccgtctttcaatcagggggttggcggttcaatccccgccctagtcgatgtgtccttgagcaagacacttaaccctgaattgttccctgtagctgtgtctacagtgtatgaatgtaacatgattgtaagtcgctttggataaaagcgtcagctaaatgacatgtattgtattgtattataaaaCAGGAGTCATCATAAGATATCATGAATACCAATAAATAGAGGCTCTTCTTTCAATCATGTCTGCATTTAAACTGAGATGATGTCAAAAGTAAGGAAGGAAATGGGGACACTGTGTGGTTGTGTTATGAAAGTGAAGGTTGGAAGCAAATTCAGAAGTTTACATGCGCTAAATTAGACAAGTACGAGCCGCAAAATGTATACTTCAGTGTTAAAAAAGTAGCTCTGAACTCAGCTCATTAATCTGCGTCTTTATATTAAGATGAAACATATGTTCATAACACTTTCTAATTATGCACTTGTTATGAAGGGTTTGTAAAATACAACTAATGGCTTTAGTAATGGTTAATAAATTATTGGCGAATGCTTTATAGATCCGTTATGGGCCCTTAATAAGAAAAACGTTTGGCTCATCAGGTTGAAAAGCCAAATCCTCCTCCAGGATGTCACTTTGCTCTGTAatcattttcttcatttaagttattaatacatttgttgtCAGTGACAGTTGGTCAGTCACCCGCAATTATAGATCTTAAGAAAGTCTTTATAATCCATCAAGTCTGCTATAATTGTTAATAAATCTTTAGATTTCGTTTCAGATGTTGTGACGTAAAAGCTGACTATGGACCAGTATAGGTTCATAAGGTGATGGTATTTGAATGCTGCATTCACAGCTTCTTTCTGCTGCTTCCAAGTGGCCAAACAATTCAGCTATTTATTGAAGGTTAAAGAACTAAAAAACTATGAAAGGACAAAGCAAATGTTCTGCTGGATCTAACTGATCTATAAAGCATCTGCAATTGATTTATCATCCATTAATAAAGCCATACAGTTTATAACCCCTATTGGACTATTGTAATTAAAGTTTGCTTTGATGTATATAATGTTGGGTAGTTTAATTGATGACAATGCAGcatatttaatacatatatcATGTGTGTAAAATCTTTATTTACAAAGTAACTTCCGTCATAAATTACAAAAGTACATttacctctgaaatgtagtaatGAGTCGTAATGAGTACAAACATAGAACAACTTGAAACGTAAATACTTGAGCACAGAGCTAAATTGTTTTTACTTGGGGAAATGcacttacttatttattttccaccAACGTGTAGAACATGTTTGGTTTCGACGCTTAAGTCTCTGGTCATAATGTAATTAAGATCCCTCTTCTGGCATCTTGTTCCCCAGGAGACGGcagcatttccattttttttaacaaagacaTGATCTACCACTATTACAAACCTATTACTGATGTCACATTTCACCAAATTAATGTTAAGTGGGATGCAACATGTCCTGCAATTCATTCTCATTTGAAATATGTTCACTTTTGAATACacaagcaacacacacagatgttttatgttcttttctttattaagtTACACTGATAATGTTGTATAAATGGCAACAGACGAGAGCTGTGAGAAGTAGACATACAGCTGGTTATTGGAAGGTTGAAATATGCCACAGTTTGAGATGTGTGCAGACAATGATACTGCATGAGCTGCCAGCTTTACAACGTGAGCAGATGTTTCAGCAAATCACAATGGCAGACAATCAGTGCAGAGTGGTGCAGTTTTTTTCACAAAGGAGCATGAATGTTTGAATAAGTGTTGGGCTCGGTCACAGATTTGGCCTTTTTGTTATCGATGTTCAAATTTTGGAAAAGGTTCATGACAAACGCTTAACGACAAACAACTGCCTATTTTGAGTTTCGTATGTAGAGGAAAGCTCATTGAGGAAATGGTAATGAGAGATGGCAACAACTGTAACAAACAGGGGGCTCCTTTTCTCCTCAGTCGGTAGAACATAATATCGCATTAATGCAACGGTTATATTTGATTGTGGGCAGAAAATGTTCATCTCTGAATAGTAATGTTGTTCCTTTAAAGATTTGAACCTAACAATATAATCATGTTCGTCTTGGCTTCTCTCATAGATGTGGATTAAAATAAGTCGGTTGGACGAAGCCACTGGACATGAAGGGATGCAAGAGCCCTCCAGTGGATGAAAGCGGAACACCACCGGCCGTGTGGAAGATCACATTACCAGAGCTGAAGCCGGGGAAAGTTTGGTGGAAGCTGGCGGGGCTTGCTCCACAGGTGGGCGGGTTTGGACTGACGTTGATTAGGGAGTGGGAGCCGGGCTGCAAGGTGCTGTCCGCCCCGGGGTTCTGCTTTTTCCATTTGGTCCTCCTGTTCTGGAACCAGATTTTCACCTGGGTTTCGGTCAAACTCAAGGACAAGGCCAGGTTTAGTCTCTCGCACACAGACAGGTACCGAGTTGAGCGGAACTTGTTTTCCAGAGCCACCAGTTGCTCGTACGTGAACGCTGTTCTGGCGCGCCGCGGTTTGGCGCACGCCTGGTCCGGGCGCCGCCGCTTGTGCGGGGAAGAATCCTGCTGGGTGACCGCTGCCTCTCCCTCGTCCTGGTTCCCAGTGAGACGGGGCTCGGTTTCAGTCGGTGGGGAAAGCAGAAGCGGGTCAGCGATACCTGCTTGATGCCCGGAGGATGTAAAGTGGTcatcttctgtctcttcccctgtaaataaaagtttaaaaaaagagttggtCCACATCGTGCAAATCCTCTGCAGCAAATTTAGCATATCACGGGTAGTGTAAGGAGTTGCTCGATTTGagtgttacattttttaatattaacTTGTTTTTCCAGTCGTTAGAGCAACTATCCATCTTCGAGTAGTGGTGCAAAACTGTTTTTGAGGGTGGAAACATTTAGTGCATTTAAAAGAGGACAACAATGTAAGAAGTCAAGACCTGTTCATCCCTGgtggtttttaaaaatgtaactgttTAGTTGACTATATTTCCAAGGTGATCGACAAGTTCCAATATGATtatctttcatttaaaaaaaataagttaaaatGTTGATACTTAATCCTTCAATGGGTCTGTGTGTTCAGTTATAAGCTGGTTAATAGCTAAGGTTGGTTTAAATGTAGAGAATAATTTCCctacggggatcaataaaagtgtacatttattttctttctttctttcttaaatgGGCTAAATGGGCCATGGTGCTGAAGGGACAGCTCCTGAAAAGCCAGACAGTCACGTGTCAAACGTCAAAGCTGAAGGCCAACACCTGCTTAACAAACGTATCTCCACTGTGCAAAGCTGTTCCACTTCGTCCTTAATAGTTGAAGCGAAACTGAGCATAGAttcagaggagaggggggagactAATCCTTAAATAATTTATAAACCACACAGCGGCTCAAATGTCATGTTGCGGAAAGAAATCCCGTCTAAATCCAGCTCCACCACCTCAGCCGCGACGTGCTAATGGAGTTTCATATTTGCGGGTGGATCGATAAATGTCATCTATTTAAAGGGAAGTTTTAATCGAACGATATTTAGGATCAGACATGGATGGGGTTTGAAGTTTGTACCTGCAAGGTGCTGGAGGGAGATATGCAGGATGCAGTAATGGGATATCGATCAAAGCGCGCAGAGGCATCCTCAATGGGACGATTTAAACAATTATCTAGCCTGCCTGTCCCAGTGCCAATCACACGGTGGGGCTCTGGGAGCAAGCCTTTGTGGCTTCCTTGAAAGGAAACGCAGCCTTGGAAATTAAGGGAAGGTCACACAGAGATGACAATAAATCTGATAGAAAATAGCGTCTCACTTGCTGATGTTTAATCTAGACCGAgagcaaaaacagaaagaagttTGTACCGTAATATCACGAAGGATGCATTATATTCATGCTCTTCTATTAATGTGTTCATAGCTATACATGACAGTGTATTCCGTATTTGTAATAAGGCAGGGTGTTTTGAAATAACTGGCATATGcgatagaaaaataaatacaaaactatAAAGAGGAATAATAATCTAAAATGGTCTGTTTTCTCTACCTGCTTCCGTGCGCTCAACTCTGAAGTCTCCGTCTGCAGTGCTGACCGACTCCAAACGTGTTCCCTCTTCTTGTGGCACAGGGAACTTCTCCGTGACGACGGAAAGTTCACTTCCCCTTTTGCTGTTGAATTTGTTCGGATCCAATATATCAATTATAGAAAAGGAAATCTTATGACTGGACGTCATTGTCACTGCACAGTCCTTGGGGTCCagcattctttaaaaaaaaaacacttttaaaggAGGAAACGGACCCGCTGTGCGTAATTACGCGCGTGGAGTGTAACTTCTCATCGTCTAGTCTACTTCTTGTCATCAAGCTTCATCAAACCGGATTAGTGGCGGTGATCCCTCGCAGTGTGGACTTCGCTCCCGTGcttctgtctgtcagtcttGCAGCGTGAATGAGATGACCGGAGCGCGGTCTTTAAAGCgtttgcccccccaccccaccccacccccacccctccaatCTCACGTGACACAAACACTATTAGTGTTTCACACGACCTCCTAATGGGCTCAAAGCATTCGTCGATAATCACCCATATAATTAAATTCAATAATCCACAACGTGAAAGTAAATTGGGCACAGATGGCACTTGATCCGTATCAGGGATCGCCCTGTCTCCCCAAATTGGACTCTTTAAGAGGCGTTACTATCAGGGAGAAGATTGCCTTGTCCCTTTaggtaaagaaaacatttacttAATCAAAACAGAAACGTTTCTACTTATAAACCCAGAGCCGCGGCTCTTAATCAGTGAACAATTATAACTTCATTGTAAAATGTTGCTCTCTCAATTTAACAGTGTCAATATCGGAGGCATCAGTTATATGCACAAATAAAGTCACTTATGTATTTGATTGGTATATAAGTGTTTATATAGAACACACAGATGATGATTGTTCCAGATATAATGAAGATATTGTGTTTACGTAACATTTAAGATGCAGTTTAAATTAGATTATTATAAACACTCTTTTCCTGTAGAATGTTTGCTTCACAATAACTGCATGTGTCTTCTGTACATCTTACATCTTTGTGATAGTGACAGTGATGATAATATTCCCAGTATTGAATTTCCAATACGGTTTTCACTAGAATAATTTCCAGCAACTTCCATGCACTTTAATGACTGAAAATGACGCACAACATTGTTTAGTTGCTTGCTTGAATTCATAGTGACAATCTATACAAAATGACAGTAACTTCTATTTGCTTATTAGAGAAAACTaaatctaaatgtgtgtgtgtgtgtgtgtgtgtgtgtgtgtgtgtgtgtgtgtgtgtgtgtgtgtgtgtgtgtgtgtgtgtgtgtgtgtgtgtgtgtgagtgtgtgtgtgtgtgtgtgtgtgtgtgtgtgtgtgtgttggacagaCCTCTCTGACAAATCTCTTTTTCTAGatgcttcttttaaaaattaaaaagctaAATTGCAGGGGCACAATGAATAAGGCTGATTGTTTTCTCACCTAAAGTGATGGATTTATATTCACAATCTGTCGGCTCCCTCGTCTTTGCTATTAGTATTCAATATAAAGTGACACACGGTTGTTTAAAGCTTGATGCCTGGTGATGGCTAAAATGGTGAAACCAGCACAGGATCAATATTCTCAGCAGGTGTCCAATACAGATAAAACCTGATGGCTCAGACAGTCATTTTGTATACTGGAAGGCCAAACCAGTTAGTAAGAGAGATTATTTTAACTCCTCCGTCTATTAATAACCTATACATGAATTTTCAGTGAATGATTTTCCTATCatttaataatagtaattagTAATTTTGTAGGATTATAATACGTTCTAATTGGtggtaaacacatttttttcaaagaatAGCTGAGATTTAGTATCACTCTTTGaacatattaacatattttACCGTCTAAGCCTGTGAGGTCTACATTGTGTGCGGATGACACAGAtgctgtttctctgtctgtagTTCTGTCTGCTGTTCGTG from Cyclopterus lumpus isolate fCycLum1 chromosome 15, fCycLum1.pri, whole genome shotgun sequence carries:
- the nkx1.2la gene encoding NK1 transcription factor related 2-like,a yields the protein MLDPKDCAVTMTSSHKISFSIIDILDPNKFNSKRGSELSVVTEKFPVPQEEGTRLESVSTADGDFRVERTEAGEETEDDHFTSSGHQAGIADPLLLSPPTETEPRLTGNQDEGEAAVTQQDSSPHKRRRPDQACAKPRRARTAFTYEQLVALENKFRSTRYLSVCERLNLALSLSLTETQVKIWFQNRRTKWKKQNPGADSTLQPGSHSLINVSPNPPTCGASPASFHQTFPGFSSGNVIFHTAGGVPLSSTGGLLHPFMSSGFVQPTYFNPHL